From candidate division WOR-3 bacterium, the proteins below share one genomic window:
- a CDS encoding isocitrate/isopropylmalate dehydrogenase family protein, translating to MAKHRIAWLPGDGIGKDVLDATKIVLDKIEFDAEYVHGDIGWEFWCKEGDPLPTRTIDLMKDTDAAMFGAITSKPKMVADKELDKTLQNKGYVYRSPIVRMRQLFDLYICRRPCRAYPGNPLNYKENIDFVIFRENTEDLYSGVEYYPVPEEMLKIKGMEKVARDAAISIKVNTPKGCRRIIEAAFDFARKEKRKKVTCVHKANVVRATDGLFLEIFYDVAKSYSEIQPDDANVDSLCQWLLKRPHDYDVLVAPNLYGDIISDLCAQMTGGLGFGSSGNIGVDYAVFEPTHGSAPKYAGMYKVNPIATVLAARMMLEWLGDTNAAKRVEDAVSAVIREGKTRTYDMGGNATSLEMAEAIADKC from the coding sequence ATGGCAAAACATAGGATCGCCTGGTTGCCAGGTGATGGTATTGGTAAGGATGTACTCGATGCGACCAAGATAGTCCTTGACAAAATTGAATTTGATGCAGAATATGTGCACGGCGATATCGGTTGGGAATTTTGGTGCAAGGAAGGGGATCCCCTTCCAACGAGAACGATCGATCTGATGAAGGATACCGATGCGGCAATGTTCGGAGCGATTACTTCAAAGCCGAAGATGGTTGCGGACAAAGAGCTTGATAAAACATTGCAGAACAAAGGTTACGTATACCGGAGTCCGATCGTTCGCATGCGGCAGTTATTCGATCTTTACATTTGCCGCAGACCGTGTCGTGCCTACCCTGGTAATCCATTGAACTATAAAGAGAACATTGATTTTGTCATATTCCGGGAAAATACCGAGGACCTTTATTCAGGTGTTGAATACTATCCGGTACCCGAAGAGATGTTGAAGATAAAAGGCATGGAAAAAGTGGCGCGAGATGCTGCGATTTCCATCAAAGTTAATACTCCGAAGGGGTGCCGGCGGATAATCGAAGCGGCATTCGATTTTGCCAGGAAGGAGAAGCGCAAGAAGGTGACGTGCGTCCACAAGGCTAATGTGGTCAGGGCAACGGATGGACTGTTTCTTGAGATCTTCTATGATGTGGCGAAATCATATTCTGAAATCCAACCGGATGACGCGAACGTTGATTCACTCTGCCAGTGGCTGCTGAAAAGACCCCATGATTACGATGTGCTGGTTGCCCCGAATCTCTACGGTGATATCATTTCTGATCTGTGCGCCCAGATGACCGGCGGGCTGGGTTTCGGTTCAAGCGGCAACATAGGGGTCGATTACGCAGTATTCGAACCAACTCACGGATCTGCACCGAAGTATGCAGGCATGTACAAGGTAAATCCTATAGCGACGGTTCTGGCTGCCAGGATGATGCTCGAATGGCTTGGTGATACGAATGCGGCAAAACGGGTGGAGGATGCCGTCTCAGCGGTCATAAGAGAAGGCAAAACCCGCACCTATGACATGGGTGGCAATGCTACGAGTTTAGAGATGGCCGAAGCGATCGCTGATAAATGTTAG
- a CDS encoding aconitase/3-isopropylmalate dehydratase large subunit family protein, translated as MTIIEKIFSRAAGRDVKPGDYLWARLNLVAMRDFGGPNVIQEYESCYGTQPVFDPDRVAITFDLHIPARNEKVAENQKILRDFARRQGVRLFDVNTGIGQHILLENGLVKPWDVIVGTDSHMNLLGAVGAAGFGMGTTDIAGAMYKGKLWFQVPETIKIEVSGKFMDFVGAKDLILSIVKELTTSGALNKAIEFSGETVASMNLSERITVTSLVTEMSGDVGFIVPDEQVLDFIRVRTEEPLERISADQDSRYCETYEFSVDDLVPQVACPHSPDNVRDVADVAGVKVDQVFIGSCTNGRHEDLQTAARILNGHRIRDGLRLVVVPATIDVAKEAVRSGVHEIFLASGAVVTNPGCALCTTGHPGILAPGETMVSTSNRNFVGKLGKGANVYLASPATAAATALKGEITDPRSL; from the coding sequence ATGACCATCATTGAAAAGATCTTCTCACGTGCGGCCGGCAGGGATGTTAAGCCCGGTGACTATTTATGGGCGAGGTTGAACCTTGTTGCCATGCGTGATTTTGGCGGTCCCAATGTCATTCAGGAATATGAAAGTTGCTACGGTACTCAGCCGGTGTTCGACCCGGACAGGGTAGCGATAACTTTTGACCTCCATATTCCGGCGCGTAATGAGAAGGTTGCAGAGAACCAGAAGATACTGCGGGATTTTGCGCGGCGCCAGGGTGTGCGACTGTTCGATGTGAATACAGGCATAGGGCAGCATATACTCTTAGAGAACGGCTTGGTGAAACCATGGGATGTTATCGTGGGTACTGACAGTCACATGAATCTCCTTGGAGCAGTGGGTGCCGCCGGTTTTGGCATGGGTACTACTGATATAGCCGGTGCAATGTACAAGGGTAAACTCTGGTTCCAGGTCCCGGAGACGATTAAGATCGAAGTCAGCGGCAAATTCATGGATTTTGTTGGAGCGAAGGATCTAATTCTTTCGATAGTCAAAGAACTCACGACAAGCGGCGCCCTCAATAAGGCGATCGAATTTTCCGGCGAGACCGTAGCATCCATGAATCTGTCGGAGCGTATTACCGTGACCAGTCTTGTTACCGAGATGTCCGGCGATGTTGGTTTCATAGTACCGGATGAACAAGTGCTGGATTTTATCAGGGTACGCACCGAAGAACCGCTTGAGCGAATATCGGCAGACCAGGATTCAAGATACTGTGAGACCTACGAGTTCTCCGTCGACGATCTTGTCCCCCAGGTGGCCTGTCCTCACTCGCCCGATAATGTGAGGGATGTGGCCGATGTAGCCGGGGTAAAGGTCGATCAAGTTTTCATTGGTTCTTGTACGAATGGCCGTCACGAAGATCTGCAAACGGCCGCAAGAATATTGAATGGGCACAGGATAAGAGATGGGTTGAGATTGGTCGTTGTGCCGGCGACAATCGACGTGGCAAAGGAGGCGGTGCGTTCTGGTGTTCACGAGATTTTCCTTGCCAGCGGCGCGGTCGTTACCAACCCAGGTTGTGCTCTCTGTACGACCGGGCATCCCGGGATACTCGCTCCAGGCGAGACAATGGTTTCTACTTCCAACCGTAATTTTGTGGGGAAACTCGGCAAGGGTGCGAATGTGTACCTTGCATCGCCTGCGACCGCCGCAGCGACAGCTCTGAAGGGTGAGATTACTGATCCGAGGAGTTTATGA
- a CDS encoding pyridoxal phosphate-dependent aminotransferase family protein, producing MDLFKKCDTIVKTVETAKQSGIYPYFTPIESTQDHRVKIHGEEYIMIGSNGYLGLAADPRMKEAVIDAVRKYGSTCSGSRFLNGTLDIHLKLENELAEFFNKGGAVVFSTGFQTNLGIISSIVGKDDIIIIDRQNHASIIDGCRLSFGVVKKYPHNNMEELERILQSLPDDKGKLIIVDGVFSMEGDLANLSEIVRLKKKYNTRLLVDDAHGIGVLGEHGRGACEHFGVLDDVDLIMGTFSKAFASLGGFAVGEKDVITHIKHTARALIFSASMTPAAVASAQFSLDIIKSEPERRRRLWEITERILEGFKSIGLDVGESETPVVPVIVGADETCFMLWKMLFTNHVFANPVISPATPPGRALIRTSYMATHTDEDIEIVLDTFAKCAREIGLIK from the coding sequence ATGGATCTATTCAAGAAGTGCGATACAATCGTTAAAACGGTAGAAACAGCGAAGCAGTCAGGGATATATCCCTATTTCACGCCCATCGAATCCACCCAGGACCATCGTGTTAAAATTCATGGTGAGGAGTACATCATGATCGGCTCAAACGGCTATCTTGGTCTTGCGGCTGATCCGCGGATGAAAGAGGCTGTTATCGATGCGGTGCGGAAATATGGTTCAACGTGTTCCGGGTCACGTTTTCTCAATGGGACGCTCGACATCCACTTAAAGCTGGAAAACGAACTCGCTGAATTCTTCAATAAGGGAGGGGCTGTTGTCTTTTCTACCGGGTTCCAGACCAATCTTGGTATCATATCCTCGATCGTCGGCAAGGATGACATTATTATTATCGACCGTCAAAATCATGCTTCGATCATCGATGGATGTCGTCTGTCATTCGGTGTTGTCAAAAAATATCCTCATAACAACATGGAGGAGCTTGAGCGGATACTCCAGTCTCTGCCGGACGATAAAGGGAAGCTCATTATCGTCGATGGAGTCTTCAGCATGGAGGGTGATCTGGCCAACCTCAGTGAGATTGTGCGGCTGAAAAAGAAGTATAATACCAGGCTCCTTGTTGATGACGCGCACGGCATCGGAGTGCTTGGGGAGCATGGGCGAGGTGCCTGCGAGCATTTTGGAGTGTTAGATGATGTGGATCTGATAATGGGGACTTTCAGCAAAGCATTTGCGTCGCTCGGTGGTTTCGCCGTTGGGGAAAAGGATGTGATTACACACATAAAACACACGGCGCGGGCGTTGATCTTTTCAGCCAGCATGACACCTGCGGCGGTCGCGAGCGCTCAGTTTTCACTGGATATAATCAAGTCCGAGCCGGAACGTCGGCGTCGGCTCTGGGAAATAACCGAGCGTATATTAGAAGGTTTCAAGAGTATCGGACTCGATGTGGGGGAGTCTGAGACCCCGGTAGTGCCGGTAATCGTAGGCGCCGACGAGACCTGTTTCATGTTGTGGAAGATGTTATTTACCAATCACGTGTTTGCCAATCCTGTGATATCTCCCGCGACACCTCCAGGCCGGGCGTTGATAAGGACCAGTTATATGGCAACACATACCGATGAAGACATAGAGATAGTACTCGATACTTTTGCCAAATGCGCCAGGGAAATCGGGTTGATAAAATGA
- a CDS encoding trypsin-like peptidase domain-containing protein — protein sequence MKRSDFLLIFAGIIIGLAAVQLYIWLRPRPRTYYYEDAQLVSLGDEISRQRANAIVVAAQKVSPSVVSLTVVQTKVVSASPFYSPFADDFFRNFFGDFFPERYYRQQIRSLGTGLIISQDGYIVTNEHVISNATRINITLPDSRQFEGLLIAADVTHDLALLKIDGAEFPYAELGNSDELMIGEWVVAFGNPFGFLLEDTRPTVTVGVVSALNRSIKSTREDRIYKNMIQTDAAINPGNSGGPLVNVLGEVVGLNTAIFTSGGGSEGIGFARPINDVKKFIDETRQHGRVRIPWVGLWIAEVAQDSTTPVQVREGTVAVSAVDSESAASKAGIKDGDRIVSINGKTVSGIADWNRLVANVYVGDKLDLTLKRKTETINASFVVEEFKESDLLKTRVVVYGMHVQDINKELVRKYSLAYNEGVVVTKVDPNSLGNRLGIAPGDVILMVGNTRIHNKTDFQRASKYQRDMSIIIDRNGRIVQLYLGL from the coding sequence ATGAAACGCAGTGATTTTTTGCTTATCTTTGCAGGTATTATCATTGGCCTGGCTGCGGTCCAATTGTACATTTGGCTCAGGCCTAGACCCAGAACCTATTACTACGAAGATGCGCAGTTGGTGAGTCTTGGCGATGAGATATCCAGGCAGAGGGCAAACGCGATCGTTGTAGCGGCGCAAAAGGTCAGCCCCTCGGTCGTCTCGCTAACCGTCGTTCAGACGAAAGTCGTGTCTGCTTCGCCTTTCTATTCACCTTTCGCGGATGATTTCTTCCGTAATTTCTTCGGGGATTTTTTCCCGGAGCGCTACTACCGTCAGCAGATAAGGAGTCTTGGTACAGGATTGATCATATCCCAGGACGGTTATATTGTAACAAATGAGCATGTGATATCGAACGCGACTCGTATTAATATTACGCTGCCGGACAGCCGCCAGTTTGAGGGGCTTCTGATTGCTGCGGATGTCACTCATGACCTGGCCCTTCTCAAGATCGATGGGGCCGAATTTCCTTATGCTGAATTGGGGAATTCGGATGAGTTGATGATCGGTGAATGGGTCGTCGCGTTCGGTAATCCCTTCGGTTTTCTACTTGAAGACACACGGCCTACGGTGACGGTCGGAGTTGTCTCGGCATTGAATCGCTCGATCAAGTCGACAAGGGAAGACCGGATATACAAGAACATGATCCAGACCGATGCCGCGATAAATCCTGGTAATTCTGGCGGGCCTTTGGTCAATGTTCTCGGGGAGGTTGTCGGCTTGAATACGGCGATATTTACCTCGGGTGGCGGATCTGAAGGTATTGGATTTGCCCGGCCGATAAACGATGTTAAGAAATTCATAGATGAAACTCGCCAGCACGGACGGGTGAGAATCCCGTGGGTCGGATTATGGATAGCCGAGGTCGCTCAGGACAGCACCACACCCGTGCAAGTCCGGGAGGGCACTGTTGCCGTCAGCGCGGTTGACTCTGAGAGTGCTGCGAGCAAAGCAGGGATCAAAGATGGTGATCGGATAGTTAGCATAAACGGGAAGACGGTTTCAGGGATTGCAGACTGGAACAGATTGGTTGCGAATGTCTACGTTGGCGATAAGCTCGATTTAACCCTGAAGCGTAAGACCGAAACGATAAATGCCAGCTTTGTGGTCGAAGAATTCAAAGAATCCGACCTTCTCAAAACGAGGGTCGTGGTTTACGGTATGCATGTTCAGGACATAAATAAAGAACTTGTTCGTAAATATAGTCTTGCATATAATGAGGGTGTGGTTGTTACAAAGGTCGATCCAAACAGCCTGGGTAATAGACTCGGTATTGCGCCGGGTGATGTAATTCTGATGGTCGGCAATACACGCATCCATAACAAAACAGATTTCCAGAGGGCATCAAAGTACCAGCGTGATATGAGCATTATCATTGACCGTAATGGTCGTATTGTCCAACTTTATTTAGGATTATGA
- the truA gene encoding tRNA pseudouridine(38-40) synthase TruA has product MRNLSVLVEYDGTRFFGWQYQPAKRTVQGELQNALRKITGEEIKLIGAGRTDQGVHALGQVANFHTETQIPLFSLRKGMNSLVGDDLYVKDIAVVPDEFHSRYWAKSKIYDYHLTLEPSPFKLRYSWYLKQMPDVTMMQKSIPLLAGKRDFKNFSVHNGSDNTLCNVQQISVTHEDTQIVVKIEGDRFLRKMVRGIVGFMVDLSRRRFTLADVPAFFDERTGEVNFAPPQGLFLSEVKY; this is encoded by the coding sequence ATGCGGAATTTGAGCGTTTTAGTTGAATATGATGGAACTCGTTTTTTCGGTTGGCAATACCAGCCAGCCAAGAGAACGGTACAAGGTGAATTGCAGAACGCACTAAGAAAGATCACCGGGGAGGAAATAAAACTGATCGGTGCCGGGAGGACCGATCAGGGAGTTCACGCGCTCGGGCAGGTCGCCAACTTTCATACAGAAACGCAGATTCCGCTGTTCTCTTTAAGAAAGGGTATGAACTCGTTGGTCGGGGATGACCTGTATGTCAAAGATATCGCGGTTGTTCCGGACGAGTTCCATAGCAGGTACTGGGCTAAGAGTAAAATCTACGATTACCATCTCACACTGGAGCCCTCGCCATTCAAGTTACGTTACAGTTGGTATCTCAAACAAATGCCTGATGTTACGATGATGCAAAAGTCGATTCCTTTACTCGCGGGAAAGAGGGATTTCAAGAACTTCTCAGTGCATAATGGAAGCGACAATACCTTATGCAACGTGCAGCAGATATCCGTAACGCATGAAGATACTCAGATCGTTGTCAAAATAGAAGGCGACAGGTTTTTACGTAAGATGGTTCGTGGCATCGTAGGTTTCATGGTTGACCTTAGCCGGCGAAGGTTCACGCTCGCCGATGTTCCAGCCTTTTTCGATGAACGCACAGGCGAGGTTAATTTTGCACCACCACAAGGTTTGTTTCTTAGTGAAGTTAAATATTGA
- a CDS encoding 3-isopropylmalate dehydratase small subunit — translation MTARGRVWKFGDDIDTDQIYPGKYLPLTDKAEMARHAMEGTDRGDEFKSGVSTGDIIVAGRNFGCGSSREHAPVAIKGIGIAVVIAESFARIFHRNCVNTGLPILILENTGKLADGDILEIDVSSGSIKNETRGEKLQARTLSALEIKIMQAGGLLEYLRHTE, via the coding sequence ATGACGGCGAGAGGACGTGTTTGGAAATTCGGTGATGATATCGATACAGACCAGATCTATCCGGGCAAGTATCTGCCCTTGACTGACAAGGCTGAGATGGCGCGTCATGCGATGGAAGGCACTGATCGGGGTGATGAATTCAAAAGCGGCGTGAGCACCGGTGATATTATTGTTGCCGGCAGGAACTTCGGTTGCGGTTCGTCACGCGAGCACGCGCCAGTAGCAATCAAGGGTATCGGGATAGCGGTTGTGATTGCCGAATCATTCGCACGTATATTCCACCGGAATTGTGTGAACACAGGTTTGCCGATCTTAATATTGGAAAATACCGGAAAGCTGGCCGATGGCGACATTTTGGAGATTGATGTGAGTAGCGGATCGATAAAAAACGAGACACGCGGTGAAAAGTTGCAGGCGCGTACTCTGTCGGCACTTGAGATCAAGATAATGCAGGCAGGTGGTTTGCTGGAATATCTCAGGCATACTGAGTGA
- the purB gene encoding adenylosuccinate lyase: MIKRYQTEGLTRILSQEYKFQVWLDVERVVAEVEEAEHIIPKGLSRRLKKVKVTPERVEQIEKITNHDVIAFLEAVRERVTKEGRWLHFGMTSYDLVDTAFVLIIIQATDVILKDISRLCEQLHRLSIKYRNCPQIGRTHGVFAQPITFGYKVASWYEEAQRNHNRLLNAKKNISYGKLSGAVGTYTILPPRIEKKVMRKLGLKPEPVSTQVLPRDRFGELAAAYTLYACGLERIATEIRNLSRSEIGEVSEPFTKGQKGSSAMPHKKNPIICERVCGLVKVIRGYMFSCLENVSLWHERDLTNSSVERVIFPDMLHLVHYITEKMLWVIGNLQVFPDRMKENIDMSQGVYASQRLMNALIEKGMERVRAYSIVQKASFVAVQTKTHLRTVAKSDRQINGFLDDAELDKIFDMKWFLRHITTKKR, translated from the coding sequence ATGATAAAACGTTATCAGACTGAAGGACTTACCAGGATACTGAGCCAGGAGTATAAGTTTCAGGTATGGCTTGATGTTGAAAGGGTCGTTGCCGAAGTCGAAGAGGCTGAGCATATCATACCAAAGGGATTGAGCCGCAGATTGAAGAAGGTCAAGGTGACGCCGGAGCGGGTAGAGCAAATCGAGAAGATAACGAATCATGACGTCATTGCATTCCTTGAGGCTGTACGCGAGAGGGTTACGAAAGAAGGGCGGTGGCTCCACTTCGGGATGACTTCCTACGATCTCGTCGATACCGCCTTCGTCCTGATCATTATACAGGCAACTGACGTTATTCTGAAAGACATTAGTCGATTATGCGAACAACTGCATAGACTCAGTATAAAATACAGGAACTGCCCTCAAATAGGGAGGACGCATGGTGTCTTTGCCCAGCCAATTACCTTCGGCTACAAGGTAGCATCGTGGTACGAGGAGGCGCAGAGAAACCATAACAGGTTATTGAACGCGAAGAAGAACATATCATACGGCAAATTATCTGGCGCTGTTGGTACTTATACAATTTTACCACCGCGGATCGAAAAAAAAGTCATGCGGAAATTGGGTCTTAAACCAGAACCCGTGAGCACTCAAGTTTTGCCGCGGGATCGTTTCGGAGAACTGGCTGCAGCTTATACCCTGTATGCGTGTGGGCTGGAACGCATCGCCACTGAGATACGCAACCTTTCGCGTTCCGAAATAGGGGAAGTCTCGGAGCCTTTCACTAAGGGGCAGAAGGGTTCATCGGCCATGCCGCACAAAAAGAACCCGATCATCTGCGAGCGGGTATGCGGACTTGTTAAGGTCATCCGTGGCTACATGTTCAGTTGCCTGGAAAATGTGAGTTTGTGGCATGAAAGAGACCTCACGAACTCATCCGTTGAACGTGTGATCTTTCCTGATATGCTACACCTGGTACACTATATTACCGAAAAGATGCTGTGGGTCATCGGGAACCTTCAAGTATTTCCGGATCGCATGAAGGAGAATATTGATATGAGCCAGGGTGTGTACGCATCCCAGCGTCTTATGAACGCGCTCATTGAGAAGGGCATGGAACGTGTACGCGCTTACAGCATCGTGCAGAAAGCATCCTTCGTGGCAGTTCAGACGAAGACTCATCTGAGAACGGTCGCCAAGTCTGACCGCCAAATCAACGGGTTTCTCGACGATGCGGAGCTCGACAAGATATTCGACATGAAATGGTTCCTCAGACACATAACCACCAAGAAGAGATGA
- a CDS encoding ATP-binding protein gives MKYPAKISRVSGLIVLHPFIVAFILLTSYPPLYREPNPSWYLIIMSVILAVAFLLLRRIIPENTLLYTIFFSDIPLVGAVIHYTGGIESMFPLLYAILILASSIYLYKRGAYIISLTVALFFLGLVFVESRGIEGYTASMVMYRFYVFALLFLLMGILSGGLSESYLRRVEEATRLRLTTEDIIKNLPSGVITVDSKGDILYSNIGDSRLRATVHLHVARFLKDRGTRKSIELKFGNRYYVVSYACIFKGKAGLAILQDMTEIRKLEENARITSQTKLLAELGGSLAHEIRNPLSSIRGSLEVIRDTKRRKSVAPFIDIALKETKRLNEIVTDFLNFSQFTPKNKNRVMISEVISEAILGSMLRTNERKLNVKRKDADFFVLADLNKLKSGFTNIINNAYEVSKKDGTIEIITSQNTKFGRVEIRDHGGGMKKQDLKKIFEPFFTTKKGGTGLGLAIAKNIIEAHGGSIVVRSRFGTGTTFSVRLPLA, from the coding sequence ATGAAATATCCAGCTAAGATCAGCCGGGTTTCCGGTTTAATTGTACTTCATCCATTCATAGTAGCATTCATTCTGCTAACCTCTTATCCGCCTCTTTACCGTGAACCCAATCCTTCATGGTATTTGATCATCATGTCGGTCATACTCGCAGTAGCTTTTCTGTTATTACGCAGGATAATACCTGAGAATACCTTGCTCTACACAATATTCTTCTCCGATATTCCTCTGGTTGGTGCAGTTATTCACTATACGGGCGGGATTGAGAGCATGTTCCCTTTGTTATACGCGATCTTGATTCTGGCAAGTTCCATTTATCTATACAAACGCGGCGCGTATATCATATCGCTAACTGTTGCTCTTTTCTTCCTGGGGTTGGTATTCGTCGAGAGCCGCGGGATCGAAGGCTATACAGCCTCAATGGTAATGTATCGCTTTTATGTTTTTGCTCTCCTTTTTCTGTTGATGGGGATATTGAGCGGAGGACTATCTGAGAGCTATCTACGGCGGGTCGAGGAGGCTACCCGTCTCCGTCTGACGACCGAAGATATAATAAAGAATTTACCTTCTGGTGTGATAACCGTGGATAGCAAAGGCGACATACTGTATAGTAATATTGGCGACAGCCGGTTACGCGCCACGGTTCACCTACACGTCGCAAGGTTCTTGAAAGACCGCGGCACGAGGAAGTCGATAGAGTTGAAATTCGGTAACCGCTATTACGTAGTATCATATGCCTGCATATTCAAAGGCAAAGCCGGTCTTGCTATACTCCAGGACATGACCGAGATCAGGAAGCTTGAGGAGAATGCCAGAATTACCAGCCAGACAAAACTGCTTGCCGAACTGGGAGGTTCGCTCGCGCACGAAATTCGTAATCCTCTGTCGTCTATCAGGGGCTCGCTTGAGGTTATCCGTGACACTAAACGCCGCAAGAGCGTAGCACCATTCATCGACATTGCGCTGAAGGAAACAAAAAGATTGAATGAAATAGTAACCGATTTTCTTAATTTCTCTCAGTTCACACCCAAAAACAAGAACCGCGTAATGATAAGCGAAGTGATAAGTGAAGCGATACTTGGCAGCATGTTAAGAACTAATGAGCGAAAGCTGAACGTGAAGAGAAAGGATGCCGATTTCTTTGTGCTCGCCGACCTGAACAAATTGAAATCAGGATTCACCAATATAATCAATAACGCCTACGAGGTAAGCAAAAAGGATGGCACGATAGAAATTATTACATCTCAGAATACGAAATTTGGGCGTGTTGAGATCCGTGACCACGGTGGGGGTATGAAAAAGCAGGACCTTAAGAAGATCTTCGAACCGTTCTTCACGACGAAGAAAGGTGGCACTGGGCTGGGTCTTGCGATCGCCAAGAATATAATCGAAGCCCATGGCGGTAGCATTGTGGTAAGGAGCAGGTTCGGTACAGGTACTACATTTTCGGTCAGACTACCTCTGGCGTGA
- a CDS encoding N-acetyltransferase: protein MISIVHVGNEEQLKEFVEFPYQLYKNDRYWVPPLRKDVYHLFDMSQNPFWEHSERELLLAYRKEHLVGRIAAIVDRNYVECWKENTGYFGFFECENDAEVAQALYAAAGKFHREKGMDKFIGPMNPSTNDECGFLLEGYFSSPFIMMTFTPEYYHDLALASGLKKAKDLYAYYVNTDDAPIEYLERITSIVRRRIQDIKVRPVNMNDFSNELRKIREIYNDAWSPNWGAVAMTESEFKEIARVLKPLLVPELVIVVEVNNIPVGVSLSVPNYNEVLKKLNGNLGLIEMLKFLYYKRKITEVRLVIMGVRKEFQKMGLESLLYLESFKAGKRLGYKGGELSWTLEDNHQVNNGIKKMGGKLYKKWRIYQGTVNQQ from the coding sequence ATGATTTCGATTGTCCATGTCGGAAACGAAGAGCAACTCAAAGAATTCGTGGAATTCCCATATCAACTTTATAAGAATGATAGGTACTGGGTTCCTCCACTGAGGAAGGACGTGTATCATCTGTTCGATATGTCCCAGAATCCTTTCTGGGAGCATTCGGAGCGGGAGTTGTTACTTGCTTATCGAAAAGAACATCTGGTCGGTAGGATAGCGGCAATCGTGGACCGAAATTATGTTGAATGCTGGAAAGAGAACACCGGGTATTTTGGTTTCTTTGAATGTGAGAATGATGCCGAAGTAGCGCAGGCACTCTATGCAGCGGCGGGAAAATTCCACCGCGAAAAAGGTATGGACAAATTCATAGGACCGATGAATCCGTCGACGAATGACGAATGTGGATTTCTGCTGGAGGGATATTTTTCGTCGCCCTTTATCATGATGACCTTCACCCCAGAATACTACCACGATCTTGCACTGGCATCGGGCTTGAAAAAAGCCAAGGACCTCTACGCATATTACGTCAATACCGACGATGCACCGATCGAATACCTTGAGCGTATCACATCCATCGTCCGCCGGCGCATCCAGGATATAAAAGTCCGTCCTGTTAACATGAATGATTTCTCGAATGAATTAAGAAAGATCCGCGAAATTTACAACGATGCTTGGAGTCCCAATTGGGGTGCTGTGGCGATGACCGAATCGGAATTCAAAGAAATAGCCAGGGTCCTCAAACCCCTGCTAGTGCCGGAATTAGTGATCGTAGTCGAGGTAAATAACATACCAGTTGGGGTATCGTTGAGCGTCCCCAATTATAATGAGGTATTGAAGAAGCTCAACGGCAATCTCGGTTTGATCGAGATGCTAAAATTCCTCTACTACAAACGGAAGATAACGGAAGTCAGACTCGTGATCATGGGTGTCCGTAAGGAATTTCAAAAAATGGGTCTGGAATCACTGTTATATCTGGAGTCCTTTAAGGCGGGTAAACGACTCGGGTACAAGGGAGGCGAACTTTCCTGGACTCTGGAGGACAATCACCAAGTCAACAACGGCATCAAGAAAATGGGGGGGAAGCTTTACAAGAAGTGGCGTATCTATCAAGGTACGGTCAATCAACAATAA